The Streptomyces griseiscabiei genome includes a window with the following:
- a CDS encoding helix-turn-helix domain-containing protein → MAAIHDDVAEFALLLTRLKERTDRSYAALARRLGTHASTLHRYCAGEAVPLDFSGIERFAALCGASPGERVELHRRWILAVAARQRSRSSDARRSPAPHATTGTDPSRASADSGSPAEEAPEPTPPSDARPGPASPTAPQSRTGRTRRRAVRSTLLAASLAVALAGLTASAAGPLSGGRGSSASVGGSPKPSVSPTFGDTGPRSAAPSAAAASSAAASSAGAGSPSASAPTVSDDGGPRANRTETGTAAPPPTPLTWTANSHVWADLECDHDYVIAKPPQQVPPPPAPQDAEVWAASLGAVHGRNTNVRMTVQGRGDAAVVLEALHVRVVNRTTTPAAGRAVAYSTGDGCGATLQPRYFSVDLDAHRPRPRAVPAGRPDSPSYAVDFPYRVSLREPEVLLLAAGTESCTCEWYLELDWSSEGRSGTVRIDDHGRPFRTTTINGLPHYRYDTPSGWVPRTTTYDGGHPSAAPPRP, encoded by the coding sequence ATGGCTGCAATCCACGACGACGTGGCGGAGTTCGCGTTACTGCTGACGCGTCTGAAGGAGCGCACGGACCGCAGCTACGCGGCGCTGGCCCGCCGTCTGGGCACGCACGCCTCCACGCTGCACCGCTACTGCGCCGGAGAGGCGGTCCCCCTGGACTTCAGCGGGATCGAGCGGTTCGCGGCACTCTGCGGGGCCTCCCCCGGGGAACGCGTGGAACTCCACCGCCGTTGGATCCTGGCGGTCGCGGCCCGGCAACGATCACGTTCATCCGATGCCCGGCGGTCACCGGCACCCCACGCCACCACGGGCACCGACCCGTCGCGGGCCTCCGCGGACTCCGGCAGCCCGGCGGAAGAGGCGCCCGAGCCGACCCCACCGTCCGACGCGCGCCCCGGGCCGGCCTCACCGACCGCCCCGCAATCCCGCACCGGGCGCACCCGCCGAAGGGCCGTGCGGTCGACACTGCTGGCGGCCTCGCTCGCCGTCGCGCTCGCCGGCCTCACCGCGTCCGCCGCCGGACCCCTCTCCGGCGGCCGTGGGTCGTCGGCCTCCGTCGGCGGCAGCCCGAAACCCTCGGTGTCGCCGACGTTCGGCGACACCGGCCCGCGATCCGCCGCCCCCTCCGCTGCCGCCGCCTCCTCCGCTGCCGCCTCCTCCGCCGGAGCCGGGTCGCCGTCGGCCTCGGCGCCGACCGTGTCCGACGACGGCGGACCGCGCGCGAACCGGACAGAGACCGGCACGGCCGCCCCACCGCCGACCCCGCTCACCTGGACGGCCAACTCCCATGTCTGGGCGGACCTCGAATGCGATCACGACTACGTGATCGCCAAGCCCCCGCAGCAGGTCCCGCCGCCGCCGGCCCCGCAGGACGCCGAGGTGTGGGCCGCGTCCCTGGGGGCGGTGCACGGACGCAACACGAATGTGCGGATGACGGTGCAGGGACGCGGCGACGCGGCCGTCGTCCTGGAGGCGCTGCATGTCCGCGTGGTCAACCGCACCACCACTCCCGCCGCCGGCCGTGCCGTCGCCTACTCCACGGGCGACGGCTGCGGCGCCACCCTCCAGCCCCGATACTTCTCCGTGGACCTCGACGCGCACCGCCCCCGGCCCCGCGCCGTACCGGCCGGCCGGCCGGACTCACCGAGCTACGCCGTCGACTTCCCCTACCGCGTGTCCCTGCGGGAGCCGGAGGTCCTGCTGCTCGCGGCGGGCACCGAGTCCTGCACCTGCGAGTGGTATCTCGAACTCGACTGGTCCTCCGAGGGCCGGAGCGGCACGGTCCGCATCGACGACCACGGCCGCCCGTTCCGCACCACCACCATCAACGGGCTGCCGCACTACAGGTACGACACCCCTTCCGGCTGGGTGCCCAGGACCACCACCTACGACGGCGGGCACCCTTCGGCGGCGCCGCCTCGACCGTGA
- a CDS encoding aggregation-promoting factor C-terminal-like domain-containing protein translates to MSGNLVRGFAVASATAVTTVGAVAGVGQSGTGQAVADAGTTASGSTLLADIPTGGQARTQTVALTQQADAQSLAADAGARQTAAEAARVQAAKDAIAKRKEAEQKEAEREKARQQEAEQKARQDAGDRRGQEQQDDGSSTDSSAGTQQSSYTVAQIQAIARQMVPGDQFQCFSNIVDHESGWNHKAVNPSSGAYGLVQAYPGSKMSSAGADWQTNPATQIKWGLNYMNDRYGSPCEAWTFWQANGSY, encoded by the coding sequence GTGAGCGGGAACTTGGTCCGGGGATTCGCGGTGGCCTCCGCCACGGCGGTCACCACGGTCGGTGCCGTCGCGGGAGTCGGACAGAGCGGCACCGGCCAGGCGGTGGCCGACGCCGGGACGACGGCGAGCGGCTCGACCCTCCTGGCGGACATACCCACGGGCGGACAGGCCCGGACACAGACGGTCGCCCTGACCCAGCAGGCCGACGCGCAGTCCCTCGCCGCGGACGCCGGCGCGAGGCAGACAGCGGCGGAGGCGGCCCGCGTACAGGCCGCCAAGGACGCGATCGCCAAGCGGAAGGAGGCCGAACAGAAGGAGGCCGAACGGGAGAAGGCCCGGCAGCAGGAGGCCGAACAGAAGGCACGGCAGGACGCCGGGGACCGCCGGGGCCAGGAGCAGCAGGACGACGGCTCGTCGACGGACTCGTCCGCCGGCACGCAGCAGTCCTCGTACACCGTCGCCCAGATCCAGGCCATCGCCCGGCAGATGGTGCCTGGCGACCAGTTCCAGTGCTTCAGCAACATCGTGGACCACGAGTCCGGCTGGAACCACAAGGCGGTCAACCCCTCGTCCGGGGCCTACGGTCTCGTACAGGCCTACCCGGGCTCCAAGATGTCGTCCGCCGGAGCGGACTGGCAGACCAATCCGGCCACCCAGATCAAGTGGGGCCTGAACTACATGAACGACCGTTACGGCAGCCCCTGCGAGGCATGGACGTTCTGGCAGGCCAACGGCTCCTACTGA